The proteins below are encoded in one region of Aequorivita iocasae:
- the hemH gene encoding ferrochelatase, which produces MMKGVLLVNLGSPDSTNPKDVKKYLDEFLMDPRVIDVPFWLRSFIVRGIILNTRPKKSAEAYQKIWWDEGSPLIVISERLQKKIQEKTTAPVALAMRYGSMTLKKGLQELVDQGVDEILTIPLYPQFAMATTETIDVKVEELKNKFFPQLQITSLPAFYNKPQYIEVLSKSISEKLGGLDYEHLLFSYHGVPERHIYKRDITKSHCKIDGSCCITPSPAHEFCYRHQCLKTTALVAEKLNLKPGTYSNAFQSRLGFDPWLKPPTDRTIERLALEGTKKMAIVTPAFVSDCLETLEEIAMEGEEIFHEAGGKEFTVVPCLNDRDDWAKVLTGWIDTWRIVDVKTAIA; this is translated from the coding sequence ATCATGAAGGGAGTTCTCCTCGTAAATCTCGGTTCGCCAGACAGTACCAATCCAAAAGACGTAAAAAAATACCTCGATGAGTTTTTGATGGACCCACGTGTTATTGATGTTCCATTTTGGCTACGTTCATTTATAGTAAGAGGAATTATTTTGAATACCCGACCAAAAAAATCTGCTGAGGCTTACCAAAAAATCTGGTGGGACGAAGGTTCTCCCCTTATTGTAATCTCAGAAAGACTTCAAAAAAAAATTCAGGAAAAAACCACCGCGCCCGTTGCCCTAGCTATGCGCTACGGTAGTATGACATTAAAAAAAGGCCTGCAGGAATTAGTGGATCAAGGGGTTGATGAAATTTTGACCATTCCTCTTTATCCACAATTTGCAATGGCAACTACTGAAACCATAGATGTAAAGGTAGAAGAACTTAAAAATAAGTTCTTTCCGCAACTTCAAATTACTTCGCTTCCTGCCTTTTACAACAAGCCGCAATATATTGAAGTGCTTTCTAAAAGTATTTCCGAAAAATTGGGAGGGTTGGATTATGAGCATCTATTATTCAGTTATCACGGCGTTCCTGAAAGGCATATTTACAAGCGCGACATCACAAAAAGCCATTGCAAAATAGATGGCAGCTGCTGTATAACGCCCTCCCCGGCTCATGAGTTCTGTTACCGCCACCAATGTTTAAAGACCACAGCTTTAGTTGCAGAAAAACTGAATTTAAAACCCGGTACTTACTCCAATGCCTTTCAATCACGATTAGGCTTTGACCCTTGGTTAAAACCGCCAACTGATAGAACCATTGAGCGATTAGCCCTTGAGGGCACAAAGAAAATGGCGATTGTTACTCCCGCATTTGTAAGTGATTGTCTTGAAACTTTAGAAGAAATAGCTATGGAAGGTGAAGAAATTTTCCACGAAGCAGGCGGAAAGGAATTTACGGTAGTGCCCTGCCTTAACGACCGCGATGATTGGGCCAAAGTATTGACGGGCTGGATTGATACTTGGCGCATTGTAGATGTAAAAACTGCAATAGCCTAA
- a CDS encoding MATE family efflux transporter — MKPNQSAALGTESIGSLLIKQAVPASIGILVMSLNILVDTIFVGNWIGSIAIAAINVVLPVSFFIAALGMAIGIGGSSIISRALGADNKERALKTFGNQITLTLLLTTAMVVFGLIFINELIPAFGGKGDIFEPAKIYYRIVLYGVPLLALCMMGNNVIRAEGKPKFAMIAMIIPSVGNLVLDYILINLLDMGMEGAAWATTVSYGLCFLYVLWFFLSDKSELKINWTHFGLNTSIIKEMSALGFVTLARQAVVSVTYLLMNNILFNLGGEASVAAYGIIGRMLMFALFPVLGVTQGFLPIAGYNYGAHKFSRVRESINKAILYAGGLGLLIFALIMIFPESIVSVFTKDADILSETPHYMRWVFAATPIIAIQLIGSAYFQAIGKAVPALLLTLTRQGFFFIPLIFILPLFFGELGVWISFPAADVLSTIVTGYFLNREIRKTLRA, encoded by the coding sequence ATGAAACCCAACCAAAGTGCCGCCCTGGGCACCGAGTCCATAGGAAGCCTGTTAATAAAACAGGCTGTTCCCGCATCTATTGGTATCTTGGTGATGTCGCTGAACATTCTGGTTGATACCATTTTTGTGGGCAATTGGATTGGTTCCATTGCCATTGCGGCTATTAACGTAGTACTCCCTGTTTCTTTTTTTATCGCTGCTTTAGGGATGGCTATTGGAATTGGCGGTTCTTCCATTATTTCGCGCGCTTTAGGAGCAGATAATAAGGAGCGTGCACTAAAAACTTTTGGCAATCAAATTACCTTAACATTATTGCTTACCACAGCAATGGTTGTCTTTGGATTGATATTCATTAATGAACTTATACCCGCTTTCGGAGGCAAGGGCGACATCTTTGAGCCTGCAAAAATCTATTACCGTATCGTGCTTTACGGCGTGCCACTTTTGGCGCTATGTATGATGGGGAATAACGTTATACGCGCCGAGGGCAAGCCTAAGTTCGCAATGATTGCAATGATTATTCCTTCCGTTGGAAATCTGGTTTTAGACTATATTCTCATAAATCTTTTGGATATGGGCATGGAAGGGGCGGCATGGGCTACTACGGTTTCCTATGGCCTGTGTTTTCTTTATGTGCTGTGGTTTTTTCTAAGCGACAAATCGGAACTTAAAATAAATTGGACACACTTTGGACTTAATACTTCCATTATTAAAGAAATGTCGGCACTTGGTTTTGTTACCTTGGCACGACAGGCCGTGGTGAGCGTTACCTACCTTTTAATGAACAATATTCTTTTCAATTTGGGAGGCGAAGCTTCTGTTGCTGCGTATGGAATTATTGGTAGAATGTTGATGTTTGCACTCTTCCCAGTTTTGGGGGTAACGCAAGGTTTTTTACCGATTGCAGGCTATAATTATGGTGCCCATAAATTTTCCCGCGTTCGCGAAAGCATCAACAAAGCCATTTTATATGCTGGCGGTTTGGGCCTACTTATTTTTGCACTGATCATGATTTTCCCGGAGAGCATTGTTTCAGTATTTACAAAAGATGCCGATATTCTTTCTGAAACGCCGCACTATATGCGCTGGGTGTTTGCCGCAACGCCAATTATAGCAATCCAGTTGATTGGCTCCGCCTATTTTCAGGCCATCGGTAAAGCAGTTCCTGCCTTATTACTAACGTTAACCCGACAAGGATTCTTTTTTATTCCGCTTATTTTTATCCTGCCGCTTTTTTTTGGCGAACTTGGCGTATGGATTTCCTTTCCGGCGGCAGATGTACTTTCAACTATAGTGACGGGGTATTTTTTGAATCGGGAAATTCGGAAGACACTTCGCGCTTGA
- a CDS encoding T9SS type A sorting domain-containing protein yields MKKIVLSFALFFIGNFVIAQVSEIVQQTWYLRSLEINNNWHYVPYGEMMELNFGGSNPNYTANTNGIENTFTANVTFENDEISFSSIEVSSATCTSSNCDFEDLYFYEILSNQNLDDKTFTYFYQVITSGRKTFRITDSNGNRATFTDQPLEEIDEVLFQTWYLHYMEFDFGDTVFISEYNPSISPSITINPDLSYTGFGSCNDFMGTFNYSEIPSSGAILIPNDFDATLRICDFHRDFEVYYFSQFENNGILYFIFGEDPTTGEGFFSFEKAPGFFFHFYNYPLSVKDSQKNSFSVSPNPAQDMLFIKSSLNNLQSATITDINGRIVAKKISVSNEIDVSNLKSGMYFITITSSEGNITKKFIKN; encoded by the coding sequence ATGAAAAAAATAGTTCTTTCTTTCGCCCTATTTTTTATAGGAAATTTTGTTATTGCCCAAGTTTCGGAAATTGTACAGCAAACGTGGTATTTAAGAAGTTTAGAAATCAACAACAATTGGCATTATGTTCCCTATGGAGAAATGATGGAGCTTAATTTTGGCGGAAGCAATCCAAATTATACCGCAAACACCAATGGCATAGAGAATACATTTACAGCCAATGTTACTTTTGAAAATGATGAAATTTCTTTTAGTTCAATAGAGGTTTCATCAGCAACATGCACTTCTTCCAATTGCGATTTTGAAGATTTATATTTTTATGAAATTTTGAGCAATCAAAATTTGGATGACAAAACTTTTACCTATTTCTATCAGGTTATAACTAGTGGCAGAAAGACATTTCGCATAACAGATTCAAACGGAAATCGTGCTACTTTCACAGACCAACCTTTGGAAGAAATTGACGAGGTATTGTTTCAAACTTGGTACTTGCATTATATGGAATTCGATTTTGGAGACACAGTTTTTATATCTGAATATAACCCATCAATTTCACCCTCAATTACCATTAACCCGGATTTATCATATACAGGCTTTGGATCTTGTAACGATTTTATGGGAACATTTAATTATAGTGAGATTCCCTCGAGTGGCGCTATTCTTATTCCAAATGATTTTGATGCAACTTTAAGGATTTGTGATTTTCATAGGGATTTTGAGGTCTATTATTTTTCCCAATTTGAAAATAATGGAATATTGTATTTTATCTTTGGTGAAGACCCGACAACAGGAGAAGGATTCTTTTCTTTTGAGAAAGCTCCAGGATTTTTTTTTCATTTTTATAACTATCCATTATCGGTTAAGGATTCCCAGAAAAATTCCTTTTCCGTTTCTCCAAATCCCGCACAGGATATGTTATTTATAAAATCATCTTTAAACAACTTGCAGTCTGCTACTATTACGGATATTAACGGAAGAATCGTAGCGAAGAAAATTTCAGTTTCAAATGAAATTGATGTCTCAAATTTAAAATCGGGCATGTATTTTATAACCATCACTTCTTCCGAAGGAAACATTACGAAGAAATTTATAAAAAATTGA